In a single window of the Tetrapisispora phaffii CBS 4417 chromosome 11, complete genome genome:
- the TPHA0K00900 gene encoding uncharacterized protein (similar to Saccharomyces cerevisiae FCY22 (YER060W-A); ancestral locus Anc_7.241), with protein sequence MDFASTSNASKDLENSDDYYELHKRDFKQVTNESDQFEEDYNELKGAETYEETKLSWFSRFAAITAQAETKGVEPITDEEKNDPSLLNAASMWFSANMVIAAYAIGILGPIAFGINFGTSVLCIFFFNIIGGISVAFFSVFGAEFGLRQMILSRFLVGNVTARIFCVINIVACVGWGAVNTLVSAQLLNTINEPHEIPLWAACLVIVGGTFIISFFGYNVIHAYEKWSWVPNLAVFFVIIAQLSKSGHFTNGPWGGGPTTAAGVLTFGSTIYGFAAGWTTYAADYTVYMPRNTNKYKIFFYLLLGLLTPLIFTMILGAAAGAAAVNNPEWLNYYNTNRAGGLTYAILAVDSLGGFGEFCCVLLAMSTIANNIPNMYTIALSVQALWEPLSKVPRVIWTIIGNLFVFGLSVAAVYCFAGFMENFMNSIGYYLSIYVGISCCEHFLFRKGFKGYNIEDWNDTSKLPVGYAGTAALIVGIFGVALGMSQSYWTGEIGILIGGGADIGFELGMSWSFLTYMVLRPIELKYVGR encoded by the coding sequence ATGGATTTTGCTTCTACGTCGAATGCCAGTAAGGACTTGGAGAATAGTGACGATTACTATGAGTTGCACAAACGTGATTTTAAACAGGTCACCAATGAAAGTGATCAATTTGAGGAGGATTACAACGAACTGAAGGGTGCTGAAACCTACGAGGAAACCAAACTCTCTTGGTTCTCTAGATTTGCAGCTATTACTGCTCAAGCAGAGACAAAAGGTGTCGAACCTATTACGGACGAAGAGAAGAATGACCCTTCTTTGCTTAACGCTGCTTCAATGTGGTTTTCAGCAAACATGGTCATTGCCGCTTATGCTATCGGTATCTTAGGTCCAATAGCCTTTGGCATCAATTTTGGTACTTCTGTTTTAtgcattttcttcttcaacatcATCGGTGGTATTTCTGTTGCATTTTTCTCTGTGTTTGGTGCAGAATTTGGGTTGAGACAGATGATTTTGTCCAGATTCTTGGTTGGAAATGTCACTGCTAGAATATTTTGTgttattaatattgttgCATGTGTTGGCTGGGGTGCTGTTAACACTTTAGTCTCGGCTCAACTTCTGAATACCATCAACGAACCTCATGAAATTCCTCTATGGGCCGCATGTCTTGTGATCGTTGGTGGCACTTTCATCATTTCTTTCTTCGGTTACAATGTCATCCATGCTTACGAGAAGTGGTCATGGGTCCCAAATTTAGCTGTTTTCTTTGTCATTATTGCTCAATTATCTAAATCGGGTCACTTCACAAATGGTCCATGGGGTGGTGGTCCAACCACTGCTGCAGGTGTATTGACGTTTGGTAGTACTATATATGGTTTTGCTGCCGGTTGGACTACATACGCTGCTGATTACACAGTTTACATGCCAAGAAATACTAATAAGTATAAGATTTTCTTTTACTTATTGTTAGGTTTATTAACACCATTAATCTTCACAATGATCTTAGGTGCTGCAGCTGGTGCTGCAGCTGTTAACAATCCAGAATGGTTAAATTACTATAATACTAACAGAGCTGGTGGTTTAACTTATGCTATTCTAGCGGTTGATTCGTTGGGTGGTTTTGGTGAATTCTGTTGTGTCTTATTAGCGATGTCCACCATTGCGAACAATATTCCAAACATGTACACTATTGCGTTATCTGTCCAAGCTCTTTGGGAGCCATTATCTAAGGTTCCAAGAGTTATTTGGACCATTATTGGTAACCTGTTTGTTTTTGGTTTGTCCGTCGCAGCTGTTTACTGTTTTGCTGGATTTATGGAAAACTTCATGAACTCCATCGGTTACTATTTATCTATTTACGTTGGCATTTCGTGTTGTGAACATTTTCTGTTCAGAAAAGGCTTCAAAGGCTACAATATCGAAGACTGGAACGATACTTCCAAATTGCCTGTGGGTTACGCCGGTACTGCAGCATTGATTGTTGGTATCTTTGGTGTT
- the PET117 gene encoding Pet117p (similar to Saccharomyces cerevisiae PET117 (YER058W); ancestral locus Anc_7.239) has protein sequence MSRASKITLGVTCLLTAITIATVHIVQEVERETLHQGPIKDAKRVAEKRLQKEQDQTRLDAEAAEKARKREFNKNDHAYQQELRKKYEAIQPLSGEVVTAESDK, from the coding sequence ATGAGCAGGGCTAGTAAGATTACATTAGGTGTCACATGCTTGCTAACGGCAATCACCATCGCAACAGTGCATATAGTGCAAGAAGTTGAGAGGGAGACGTTACACCAGGGTCCGATTAAAGATGCCAAGAGAGTAGCTGAAAAGAGGTTACAAAAGGAGCAAGATCAAACGAGATTGGATGCAGAGGCCGCAGAGAAAGCACGTAAAAGagaattcaataaaaatgatcATGCATATCAGCAGGAGCTGAGGAAGAAGTATGAAGCAATCCAACCTTTATCTGGAGAGGTGGTGACAGCTGAATCTGATAAATAG
- the TPHA0K00920 gene encoding RidA family protein (similar to Saccharomyces cerevisiae HMF1 (YER057C) and MMF1 (YIL051C); ancestral locus Anc_7.238), with translation MVALVPIFPSNTPSPAASYSPAMKAGDTIYLSGQIHLNEDNKLVGGSIADKAEQIFENVQKVLAAANSDLDHVVKCNVFLKDIKDFAEFNTVYAKYFNSHKPARSCVAVAALPLNADVEMECIAVEKK, from the coding sequence ATGGTCGCATTGGTTCCAATATTCCCATCCAACACCCCATCTCCAGCTGCATCATATTCGCCAGCCATGAAGGCTGGCGACACTATTTATTTGTCCGGTCAAATCCATTTGAACGAGGATAACAAGCTTGTGGGTGGCTCCATCGCTGATAAGGCTGAACAAATATTCGAGAATGTCCAAAAGGTCTTAGCTGCCGCTAACTCAGACCTTGACCATGTGGTCAAATGCAACGTCTTTTTAAAGGATATAAAAGACTTTGCTGAATTTAACACCGTCTATGCCAAGTATTTCAATTCGCACAAACCAGCCAGATCTTGTGTCGCCGTTGCAGCTTTACCATTAAACGCAGATGTAGAAATGGAATGTATTGCTGTCGAAAAGAAATAG